The following proteins are co-located in the Heliorestis convoluta genome:
- the frr gene encoding ribosome recycling factor, which produces MIAGIKKATEDKMKKSLDALRKEYQSIRTGRANPALLDKVLVDYYGTPTPVNQVGNISAPEPRLLVIQPWSKSDLAAIEKAILKSDLGLTPSNDGQVIRLAIPALTQERRADLVKTTKKRAEEYRVIMRNFRRDANEEIKALLKENSISEDESKRGQEEIQKLTDKYIKEVDATAERKEEEIMEI; this is translated from the coding sequence ATGATCGCTGGCATCAAGAAGGCAACAGAAGATAAGATGAAAAAGTCCTTAGATGCCCTTCGTAAAGAATACCAAAGTATACGTACAGGTCGAGCAAACCCAGCTTTACTTGACAAAGTTCTTGTCGATTACTATGGTACACCAACGCCTGTTAATCAAGTAGGCAATATCTCTGCACCAGAGCCTCGCTTGCTAGTCATACAACCATGGAGTAAAAGCGATCTGGCTGCAATCGAAAAAGCAATTCTTAAGTCTGATCTCGGTTTAACGCCTTCTAACGATGGTCAGGTAATTCGGTTGGCCATTCCAGCTCTAACACAAGAGCGAAGAGCAGATTTGGTTAAAACGACGAAGAAAAGAGCGGAAGAATATCGCGTCATTATGCGTAATTTCCGACGAGACGCTAATGAAGAAATTAAAGCTCTTCTTAAAGAGAACAGCATATCGGAAGATGAGTCCAAAAGAGGTCAAGAAGAGATTCAAAAGCTAACAGACAAATACATTAAAGAAGTAGATGCCACAGCAGAAAGAAAAGAAGAGGAGATCATGGAGATTTGA
- a CDS encoding isoprenyl transferase produces the protein MTRRFWPFSQQKNTPSEQELIKQIDPQRMPKHIAIIMDGNGRWANRRGLPRAAGHRAGVESLRRVLEACEDLRIPVLTVYAFSTENWKRPADEVNALMDLLVEYLQRELNDLHQKGVRISTIGLISELPEAPRRELEKAIQKTAKNDKMILNVALNYGGRLEIVEAVKRIAEEISQGRMTTAEINEKLFGQYLYTAGIPDPDLLIRPSGELRLSNFLLWQSAYTEIWVTPTLWPDFGRIELMQAIIDFQKRDRRLVA, from the coding sequence TTGACGAGGCGTTTTTGGCCCTTTAGCCAGCAAAAGAACACACCGTCAGAACAAGAGCTCATTAAGCAAATTGACCCCCAACGAATGCCCAAGCATATTGCTATTATCATGGATGGCAATGGGCGATGGGCCAATCGTCGAGGTCTGCCTCGTGCAGCAGGTCATCGGGCTGGTGTAGAGTCATTAAGACGAGTTTTAGAAGCTTGCGAAGACTTACGAATTCCTGTTCTAACGGTCTACGCTTTTTCCACAGAAAACTGGAAGCGTCCAGCCGATGAAGTCAATGCTTTAATGGATCTTTTGGTCGAATATTTACAACGAGAACTGAATGATCTTCACCAGAAAGGTGTACGTATCTCTACAATTGGCCTTATCTCAGAATTACCAGAAGCGCCACGCCGAGAACTGGAAAAAGCTATCCAAAAAACGGCAAAGAATGATAAAATGATATTGAATGTAGCATTGAACTATGGAGGACGCTTAGAAATCGTAGAAGCGGTCAAAAGAATCGCTGAAGAAATTTCCCAGGGTCGCATGACAACAGCTGAAATAAACGAAAAGTTATTTGGACAGTATCTATATACAGCTGGAATACCTGACCCCGATTTGTTAATTAGACCTTCTGGTGAACTACGACTTTCTAACTTTCTATTATGGCAGTCAGCTTATACAGAGATCTGGGTAACACCGACTTTATGGCCTGATTTTGGACGAATTGAACTTATGCAAGCCATCATTGATTTCCAAAAACGAGATCGACGTTTGGTGGCGTAA
- a CDS encoding phosphatidate cytidylyltransferase: protein MLWKRIVSAIIGIPVLIAIVYQGGWWMTIAVAILALIGYREFQVMARRMDYRPPLWIAYPLVIALVLVAHYGGQGLTWLIALATLAVLAHFTITFPEGQPQDGAIAVVGALLTGWLLGHLILLRQLPNGLEILLLTFFITWATDTGAYFAGRAFGKRPLAKQLSPNKTIEGSIGGILLATVIGVTFGSLWFPNVNLSLLVALSILLSILGQFGDLAESALKRMAHVKDSGTLIPGHGGVLDRFDSILWTAPAAYYFFLTIEVWLR, encoded by the coding sequence GTGCTTTGGAAGCGAATTGTAAGTGCTATTATAGGTATCCCTGTGCTCATAGCCATCGTCTATCAAGGTGGTTGGTGGATGACGATTGCAGTCGCAATCTTGGCTTTAATCGGTTATCGTGAATTTCAGGTTATGGCTAGACGGATGGACTATCGCCCCCCCTTGTGGATTGCCTACCCCTTGGTAATTGCCTTGGTACTGGTTGCTCACTATGGCGGACAGGGGCTTACTTGGTTAATAGCGTTAGCTACACTAGCCGTCTTAGCTCATTTTACCATTACCTTTCCGGAGGGGCAGCCGCAAGATGGTGCCATCGCTGTAGTCGGTGCTTTACTAACGGGTTGGCTCCTTGGTCACCTTATTTTATTACGACAATTGCCTAACGGATTAGAAATACTTCTGCTTACTTTTTTTATCACCTGGGCTACCGACACAGGCGCTTACTTTGCAGGAAGAGCCTTTGGAAAAAGACCGCTAGCAAAGCAGCTTAGCCCCAATAAGACAATCGAAGGTTCTATAGGAGGCATTCTCCTAGCCACAGTTATTGGCGTCACCTTTGGTTCTCTCTGGTTTCCCAACGTGAATCTATCTTTGTTGGTTGCACTATCGATTCTATTATCAATACTTGGTCAATTTGGTGATTTAGCTGAGTCAGCGCTGAAAAGAATGGCCCACGTAAAAGACTCTGGCACCCTCATCCCAGGTCATGGTGGCGTCTTAGATCGTTTTGATAGTATCTTATGGACTGCTCCAGCGGCCTATTATTTTTTTCTAACAATTGAGGTGTGGCTGCGATGA
- the ytvI gene encoding sporulation integral membrane protein YtvI yields MKDWQDSLSLLLKLATWTLGFILALLVINFILPLSGELMSRLTVYLFPFIVGATIAVLMDPLVEFLAKKAKISRGWSSLISLILFIGLLSFTVFFIVSRLVVELLKIAANLPSPQKISDFFTDWINAAEPYYALLYSSPEVVATIQRVTSDALVTVKNMMVSLSNFLLEALAALPEFFTVLLFTIIATFFISRDKRVILGLLYGVLPRQRAKQTRQVLLEMSRAFMGFIRAQFILITITGILTILGLYIIGVEYAFTIGILAGVLDILPIIGPGLLFIPWIGWELLTGNYGLALKLALLYGFLAVSRQMIEPKVVADSIGLHPLVTLLAIYVGLRAFGFIGIIIGPTIVLLLMSLYRAGIFRDFQTR; encoded by the coding sequence ATGAAAGATTGGCAAGATTCCCTGTCTCTCCTCTTGAAGTTGGCCACTTGGACGCTTGGTTTCATCTTAGCTTTACTAGTTATTAATTTTATTCTTCCCCTTTCGGGCGAGCTAATGAGTCGGCTAACAGTTTATCTTTTTCCATTTATCGTTGGTGCGACCATTGCAGTACTCATGGATCCTCTGGTCGAATTTCTAGCAAAGAAAGCTAAGATTTCACGAGGCTGGTCCTCTTTGATCTCGCTTATCCTTTTTATTGGTCTACTTAGCTTTACAGTTTTTTTTATCGTCAGTCGCCTTGTCGTTGAATTATTAAAAATAGCAGCGAATTTACCATCGCCACAGAAAATTAGTGATTTTTTTACGGACTGGATTAATGCAGCAGAGCCCTATTACGCTTTGCTTTACTCATCACCAGAAGTTGTTGCAACCATACAAAGAGTCACTTCTGATGCTTTAGTTACTGTAAAAAACATGATGGTATCTTTATCTAACTTTTTATTAGAAGCCCTTGCGGCTTTGCCTGAATTTTTTACAGTCTTGCTTTTTACCATCATTGCAACATTTTTTATTAGCCGTGATAAAAGAGTTATTTTAGGACTTTTATACGGTGTACTACCACGACAAAGAGCAAAGCAAACACGACAAGTATTGTTAGAGATGAGTAGAGCCTTTATGGGCTTTATTCGAGCTCAATTTATTTTAATCACCATCACAGGAATTTTAACAATTTTAGGGCTTTACATAATCGGCGTGGAATATGCATTTACAATTGGGATACTTGCTGGTGTACTTGATATTCTACCGATTATCGGTCCCGGTCTTTTATTCATCCCTTGGATTGGATGGGAATTGCTCACCGGAAATTATGGACTAGCCTTGAAATTAGCTCTTTTATACGGCTTTTTAGCCGTAAGCCGCCAAATGATTGAACCAAAAGTAGTGGCAGATTCTATAGGTCTTCATCCCCTTGTGACATTATTGGCAATCTACGTAGGCTTACGAGCTTTTGGATTTATTGGCATTATAATTGGACCTACCATTGTACTATTGTTGATGTCTCTCTATCGAGCTGGAATATTTCGTGATTTTCAAACGAGGTGA
- a CDS encoding 1-deoxy-D-xylulose-5-phosphate reductoisomerase yields the protein MTKAIAILGSTGSIGKQTLEVVDQHPQALQVVALAAHSNWQELLEQTKKYKPSLVAMMDSTGAQELAQALYEQAIDVPVMVGEEGLIAVATHEQADTVVTAVSGAIGLRPTVSAIEQGKNIALANKETLVAAGALIMDMVKEKGVSLLPVDSEHSAIFQCIQQQDCEQARLILTASGGPFRDYSLEQLKKVTAEDALRHPNWRMGPKITIDSATLMNKGLEVIEARWLFDVDFDRIDVLIHPQSIIHSMVEFTDRSVIAQLGLPDMRLPIQYALSYPQRWESCWPKLDLTTLTGLTFQQPDYKRFPALELALEAGRADGSMPAVMNGANEVAVHAFLQRKIGFMDIPKIVKETMNRHEWVAKPQLAHIQEADQWAREFAISMVKLTREDSE from the coding sequence TTGACCAAAGCAATTGCAATTTTAGGTTCAACGGGCTCTATCGGCAAGCAAACTTTAGAAGTGGTCGATCAACATCCTCAGGCCTTGCAAGTTGTCGCCTTAGCAGCTCATTCGAATTGGCAAGAACTACTTGAGCAGACAAAAAAATACAAACCCTCTCTGGTTGCAATGATGGATTCAACAGGTGCGCAAGAATTAGCACAAGCCCTCTATGAGCAAGCTATCGATGTTCCTGTAATGGTCGGAGAAGAAGGCCTAATTGCTGTAGCGACTCATGAACAAGCCGATACGGTAGTAACGGCCGTTAGTGGTGCTATTGGGCTTAGACCTACTGTCTCTGCCATTGAGCAAGGGAAAAACATCGCCTTGGCCAACAAAGAGACACTTGTTGCTGCAGGTGCCTTAATTATGGATATGGTAAAAGAAAAAGGCGTTTCCTTGTTACCTGTCGATAGTGAGCATTCAGCCATTTTCCAATGTATACAACAACAAGATTGTGAGCAAGCACGACTCATCTTAACTGCTTCAGGCGGACCTTTCCGAGATTATTCGCTAGAACAACTGAAAAAAGTAACAGCAGAAGACGCTCTAAGACATCCGAACTGGCGAATGGGCCCTAAAATAACCATCGATTCTGCAACGTTGATGAACAAAGGGTTAGAAGTGATTGAAGCCCGATGGTTATTTGATGTGGATTTTGATCGTATTGATGTATTAATTCATCCTCAAAGCATTATCCACTCTATGGTAGAATTTACAGATCGTTCCGTAATAGCACAGCTAGGCTTGCCTGATATGAGATTACCCATCCAATACGCCTTATCGTACCCACAGCGGTGGGAGAGCTGCTGGCCCAAACTCGACCTAACAACCCTAACAGGGCTTACGTTTCAGCAGCCTGACTATAAGCGCTTTCCAGCCTTAGAGCTGGCTTTAGAAGCCGGACGAGCTGACGGTTCAATGCCTGCTGTTATGAATGGTGCGAATGAAGTGGCAGTACATGCTTTTTTACAACGTAAGATTGGCTTTATGGATATTCCGAAAATCGTTAAAGAAACAATGAATCGTCACGAATGGGTCGCGAAGCCGCAGTTAGCTCATATTCAAGAAGCCGATCAATGGGCAAGAGAATTTGCCATTTCAATGGTGAAGCTTACTAGGGAGGACTCAGAATGA
- the rseP gene encoding RIP metalloprotease RseP, producing MTFLATVFVFGLLIVFHEFGHFIVAKMSGVRVLEFSVGMGPKIFGYQRGPTLYALRALPIGGYVRMAGMDPEENKESQGRTEHADSDESVDFKENKEVRGNTYDSGSFSNKSISKRAAIIFAGSFMNFVLAFLLFIYIYAIVGTPMFTNIIGDVIPERPAAMAGIEPGDRVVAVDDRPVSNWAELIQEIHPRAGEELRLLIDRQGSVQEFRVTPMLDPERNVGQLGIVVDEGTIYHEKQSLLTSIRLGLMNTYMLTSLILESLFQMITGAAPADVGGPVMIVSEIGKAAETGWSNLLMLAAILSVNLGIINLLPIPALDGSRLIFLGIEAVRGKPIDPAKENMIHLIGFAFLIALMILIAYRDVIRLMGGG from the coding sequence ATGACGTTCCTTGCTACGGTCTTTGTATTCGGGTTGTTAATTGTGTTTCATGAATTTGGTCATTTTATTGTGGCCAAAATGTCAGGCGTTCGTGTCTTAGAGTTCAGTGTTGGCATGGGTCCAAAAATATTTGGATATCAGCGAGGACCGACTTTGTATGCTCTTCGTGCTTTGCCAATCGGTGGTTATGTGCGAATGGCTGGCATGGATCCCGAAGAGAACAAAGAAAGTCAAGGAAGAACTGAGCATGCAGACAGCGATGAAAGTGTAGATTTTAAAGAAAACAAAGAAGTTCGTGGAAATACGTACGACTCAGGTAGTTTTAGTAACAAATCAATCTCTAAGCGAGCTGCCATTATTTTTGCTGGTTCTTTTATGAACTTTGTTCTTGCTTTTCTGCTCTTTATCTATATTTACGCAATTGTAGGAACCCCCATGTTCACCAATATAATTGGCGATGTCATACCAGAACGACCTGCTGCTATGGCAGGGATAGAACCTGGAGATCGTGTCGTTGCTGTTGATGACAGGCCAGTAAGCAACTGGGCTGAATTAATCCAAGAGATTCATCCGCGAGCAGGGGAAGAGCTACGACTGTTAATTGATCGTCAAGGTTCCGTACAGGAGTTTCGTGTAACACCCATGCTGGATCCTGAAAGAAATGTAGGCCAGCTTGGAATTGTGGTTGATGAAGGTACTATCTATCATGAAAAGCAAAGCTTATTAACATCGATTCGCTTGGGCTTAATGAATACGTACATGCTCACAAGTTTGATCTTAGAGAGTCTCTTTCAAATGATCACAGGTGCGGCCCCAGCTGATGTAGGTGGACCAGTCATGATCGTAAGTGAAATAGGCAAAGCAGCAGAAACGGGTTGGTCTAACCTTCTCATGTTAGCTGCAATTTTATCTGTGAACCTAGGGATCATTAACTTACTGCCCATTCCAGCCTTAGACGGAAGTCGGTTAATATTCTTAGGCATAGAAGCAGTACGAGGCAAACCAATCGATCCAGCCAAAGAGAATATGATTCACT